From one Malus sylvestris chromosome 1, drMalSylv7.2, whole genome shotgun sequence genomic stretch:
- the LOC126620818 gene encoding probable rhamnogalacturonate lyase B: protein MEKVRQWSWIIGALAMLAFLLFMHGDGFKKTPVRRLQAGVTGADTGVNPMLTKTKNQVVIDNGIVRLNLSYPGGDVIGINYKGIKNLLETKNAIDNRGYWDVVWNRDGGKDVVDKLQGTGFRVITERADQIEISFTKTYNVSLGNATLPMNVDKRYIVQRGRDGFYAYAIFERLKGWPRTNVDQIRFVYKLQQDKFPFMAISDNRKRVMPTARDRANGKPLAYPEAVLLTKTSNPDLRGEVDDKYQYSTEDKDNKVHGWICNEPPVGFWIITSSDEFRTAGPFKQDLTSHAGPTVLSMFASTHYGGKEVGMTFKDGEAWKKVFGPVFVYLNSVRSSNNSLRLWENAKEQMLEEVKRWPYNFTQSEDFPSSDKRGSVAGQLLIQDRYINESLVWASSSYVGLAAPGNVGSWQKESKGYQFWTQTNKQGYFLIKDVRPGNYSLYATVPGVVGDYKYETIIKIKPRRGINLGNITYVPPRNGPTLWEIGIPDRSAAEFNVPDPSPTLRNQLYTNHTDKFRQYGLWDRYTDLYPNHDLIYTVGADDYHDKWFFAHVTRNTGNNTYEATTWRILFQLKNLTTTGNYTLQLALASANNAEVQVRFNNQSTKPPHFTTGLIGKDNAIARHGIHGLYWLFSIIVPSYRLQEGNNSIFLTQSRRLGSFDGVMYDYIRLEGPPQW from the exons ATGGAGAAGGTAAGGCAATGGAGTTGGATCATTGGGGCATTAGCAATGCTTGCCTTTTTGTTGTTCATGCATGGTGATGGTTTCAAGAAGACCCCAGTAAG AAGGTTACAAGCGGGTGTTACTGGGGCAGATACCGGGGTCAATCCGATGCTAACAAAGACTAAGAACCAG GTGGTGATCGATAATGGCATTGTCCGACTCAATCTTTCTTATCCCGGAGGAGACGTCATTGGAATCAATTACAAGGGAATTAAAAACTTGCTTGAAACCAAGAATGCAATAGATAATCGAGG GTACTGGGACGTTGTCTGGAACAGAGATGGAGGTAAAGATGTGGTGGACAA GCTACAAGGAACTGGATTTAGAGTCATTACAGAGAGGGCCGACCAAATAGAGATTTCTTTTACTAAAACATATAATGTTTCCCTTGGTAATGCTACACTTCCCATGAATGTTGACAAAAG ATACATAGTGCAACGTGGTCGTGATGGGTTTTATGCCTACGCAATATTCGAGCGTCTTAAGGGGTGGCCCAGAACTAATGTGGATCAAATTAGATTTGTGTACAAACTTCAACAAGACAA ATTTCCATTCATGGCTATATCAGACAACAGAAAAAGAGTCATGCCAACAGCCAGAGACCGTGCAAATGGCAAGCCCCTTGCCTACCCTGAAGCTGTCCTTTTAACCAAAACAAGCAATCCTGACCTTCGAGGAGAG GTAGATGACAAGTACCAATACTCAACTGAGGACAAAGATAACAAAGTTCATGGTTGGATTTGTAATGAACCGCCTGTAGGGTTTTGGATAATTACATCAAGTGATGAGTTTCGTACAGCCGGACCTTTCAAACAAGACCTTACCTCTCATGCGGGTCCAACTGTGCTCTCT ATGTTTGCTAGTACTCATTATGGTGGGAAGGAAGTTGGGATGACATTCAAAGATGGGGAGGCATGGAAGAAGGTTTTTGGGCCTGTCTTTGTCTATCTTAATTCAGTTCGAAGCTCAAATAATTCCCTCAGACTCTGGGAAAATGCTAAAGAACAG atGCTTGAAGAAGTCAAAAGATGGCCTTACAATTTCACTCAATCTGAAGATTTTCCATCATCGGATAAACGTGGATCAGTTGCGGGCCAGTTACTAATACAAGATCG GTACATCAACGAGAGCCTTGTATGGGCAAGTTCCTCTTACGTGGGATTGGCAGCACCTGGAAATGTGGGATCATGGCAAAAGGAAAGCAAG GGTTATCAATTTTGGACTCAAACTAACAAGCAAGGTTATTTCCTCATTAAAGACGTTCGACCTGGGAACTATAGTTTGTATGCAACAGTTCCCGGCGTTGTTGGGGATTACAAATATGAAACTATTATTAAAATTAAACCAA GACGTGGAATTAATCTGGGCAATATAACTTACGTACCTCCAAGAAATGGTCCAACCCTGTGGGAAATTGGCATCCCAGATCGATCAGCTGCCGAGTTCAATGTACCCGATCCGTCCCCAACTCTTAGGAACCAATTATACACCAATCACACGGACAA GTTTAGGCAATACGGCCTGTGGGATCGCTATACAGATTTATACCCTAACCATGATCTCATCTACACCGTTGGTGCTGACGATTACCATGACAAGTGGTTTTTTGCTCATGTGACAAG GAACACTGGAAATAATACGTATGAAGCAACCACATGGCGAATTCTATTTCAACTTAAGAATTTGACTACTACCGGAAATTATACACTCCAATTGGCATTGGCCTCAGCCAACAATGCAGAAGTACAG GTTCGATTTAACAACCAGAGCACCAAACCACCTCACTTTACGACAGGACTAATAGGGAAGGACAATGCCATAGCAAGACATGGAATTCATGGTTTGTACTGGTTGTTCAGTATTATTGTACCAAGTTATCGACTACAAGAAGGAAACAACAGCATCTTTCTTACACAGTCAAGAAGATTGGGCTCCTTCGACGGCGTCATGTATGACTATATTCGACTAGAAGGACCTCCTCAATGGTGA
- the LOC126620813 gene encoding probable rhamnogalacturonate lyase B, which yields MEKVRQWSWVLGILGMLALLFFLPDDGNFAKISVRRALRSVTGSNNGLDQMLIKTKNQVVMDNGIVRLTFSYPGGDVIGIKYKGIDNLLEIKNQENNRGYWDVVWNNKEKGGIDKLQGRRFKIITARADQTEISFTKTYDISRGNATLSMNVDKRYIMQRGRAGFYAYSIFERPKGWPGLDIDQIRIVYKLQQDKFQFMAVSDDRQRVMPTADDRSNGVKLAYPEAVLLTNPSNPDLRGEVDDKYQYSSEDKDNKVHGWICTKPAVGFWIITPSDEFRTAGPFKQDLTSHVGPTALSMFVSTHYAGKEVGMRFARGEAWKKVFGPVFVYLNSVPSLNESALWEDAKEQLVEEVKSWPYSFTQSEDIPSSSGRGSVAGQLLVRDRYTSKSLVWASSAYVGLAAPGKAGSWQKESKGYQFWTQANEQGHFLIKDVRPGNYSLYATVPGIIGDYKFKSNITIEPGSEINLANLTYVPPRNGPTLWEIGIPDRSAAEFYVPDPNPTLMNKLFTTNRAHKFRQYGLWERYADLYPDEDLIYNIGTDNYSDNWFFAHVTRNIGNRTYEATTWRILFELQDLTNTGNYTLQLALASATNAEVQVRFNNQSAFPPHFTTGLIGKDNAIARHGIHGLYWLFSIGVPSYRLREGNNTIYLTQSRSLGTFEGVMYDYIRLEGPPPRK from the exons ATGGAGAAGGTACGGCAATGGAGTTGGGTCCTTGGGATATTGGGAATGCTCGCTTTGCTCTTCTTCTTGCCTGATGATGGAAACTTCGCGAAGATTTCCGTAAG AAGAGCACTAAGGAGCGTTACTGGATCAAATAATGGGCTCGACCAGATGCTAATAAAGACTAAAAACCAG GTGGTAATGGATAATGGCATTGTCCGGCTTACGTTTTCTTATCCCGGAGGAGACGTCATCGGAATCAAGTACAAGGGAATCGACAACTTACTTGAAATCAAGAATCAGGAAAATAATAGAGG GTATTGGGATGTTGTCTGGAATAACAAAGAGAAAGGAGGTATCGACAA ACTACAAGGGAGGAGATTTAAAATTATTACTGCGAGGGCAGATCAAACAGAAATTTCTTTTACGAAAACATACGATATTTCTCGAGGAAATGCCACACTTTCCATGAATGTTGACAAAAG GTACATAATGCAGCGTGGTCGCGCCGGGTTCTATGCGTATTCCATATTTGAGCGTCCCAAAGGGTGGCCGGGATTGGACATCGATCAAATTAGAATTGTGTACAAACTTCAACAAGACAA ATTTCAATTCATGGCTGTGTCTGACGACAGACAAAGGGTCATGCCAACAGCCGATGACCGTTCAAACGGTGTTAAACTTGCCTATCCTGAAGCTGTTCTTTTGACCAATCCAAGCAATCCTGACCTCAGAGGAGAG GTGGACGATAAGTACCAATACTCAAGTGAGGACAAAGATAACAAGGTCCATGGATGGATTTGCACTAAGCCAGCTGTAGGCTTCTGGATCATCACACCTAGTGATGAGTTTCGCACAGCTGGGCCCTTCAAGCAGGACCTCACCTCTCATGTAGGCCCAACCGCCCTCTCA ATGTTTGTTAGTACTCACTATGCTGGGAAGGAGGTTGGGATGAGATTTGCAAGAGGTGAGGCATGGAAGAAAGTTTTTGGGCCTGTCTTTGTGTATCTCAATTCAGTTCCAAGTTTAAATGAGTCCGCTCTCTGGGAAGATGCTAAAGAGCAG TTAGTTGAAGAAGTCAAGAGCTGGCCATACAGTTTCACTCAATCAGAAGACATTCCTAGCTCAAGCGGACGCGGATCAGTTGCCGGTCAATTACTAGTACGGGATCG gtacacCAGCAAGAGCCTTGTTTGGGCAAGTTCTGCATATGTAGGATTGGCTGCACCTGGAAAAGCGGGATCATGGCAAAAGGAAAGCAAG GGTTATCAATTCTGGACTCAAGCTAACGAGCAAGGTCATTTCCTCATTAAAGATGTTCGACCTGGAAATTATAGTTTGTATGCAACTGTTCCCGGCATTATTGGGGATTACAAATTTAAGTCTAATATTACAATTGAACCAG GAAGTGAAATCAATTTGGCTAATCTTACCTACGTACCTCCAAGAAATGGTCCCACCCTGTGGGAAATTGGCATACCGGATCGATCCGCGGCCGAGTTTTACGTACCGGATCCAAATCCCACCCTTATGAACAAATTGTTCACTACCAATCGCGCACACAA GTTTAGGCAATATGGCTTGTGGGAACGATATGCAGATTTATACCCTGATGAAGATCTCATCTATAACATTGGTACTGATAATTATAGTGATAACTGGTTTTTCGCTCATGTGACGAG GAACATCGGAAATCGTACGTATGAAGCAACCACATGGAGAATTCTTTTTGAACTTCAAGATTTGACAAATACCGGAAATTATACACTCCAATTGGCATTGGCCTCAGCCACTAATGCAGAAGTGCAG GTTCGATTCAACAATCAGAGCGCCTTCCCACCTCATTTTACGACAGGGCTAATAGGGAAGGACAATGCCATAGCTAGGCATGGAATTCATGGTTTGTACTGGTTGTTCAGTATTGGTGTACCAAGCTACCGACTACGAGAAGGAAACAACACCATCTATCTTACTCAGTCAAGAAGCTTGGGCACTTTCGAAGGAGTGATGTACGACTATATCCGACTAGAAGGACCTCCTCCTCGAAAGTGA